A window from Aeromonas rivipollensis encodes these proteins:
- a CDS encoding AsmA family protein: MKKIIYILLGLALAAVVAIAALVSLIDPNQFKPQLAEQVRKSTGRELVMEGEIGWRFWPSLGLSLEKVQLRNPAGFAEPDLLRFTQGDASVALLPLLSHRLEIGKVTLSGAHLFIQTRADGSSNLHGLVKTATADKGAGAQPPGGDSQPAAPAATEEKPWQISLQGVALVEASALVRDDRSGAVSRLDRLDLDLGQLTPGEWVPVTLAAKGAQGDRAFDLKGQAQLKLARELKASELRELTLGGSLSEPTQRLDAFSLKADRLALGQWSSLALSLSGAQGAADQPTLAGTLEGTLKARLDQGLQLVEVSDAVLAARLSGDSLPRPQMNLKLAGFARAELDKQTVTLSNLVMGADDALLSGSGAVHLGAVPKVEFDLKGEKLDLDAWLGQATPAKVAAAPAASAKGGDKGAAPAAKALSTQEPDLAVLRSVDLAGRLQLGSLRLKGLDLSAVDLQLALAGGQLSLKQFSAGVAGGQVTASGVLDARQQPARYQVHKRIQGVDVRPLLQTLAQNDRLEGKGDLEVQVQGTGLSEQALRSQMQGKLSLRLSDGALHGINLAEMIREARAALTGKGADQVKEARKTDFSALTANFQIANGVARSDDIQLLAPALRVKGQGQTALVPETLDFLFLTSVVESSKGQGGKSVDELKDVTIPVRIGGHWQTPSYRLDVKELLSNNKVLEEKARKEAERGLKKLLGDKTDDEQIKGVADQLLKGLFK, from the coding sequence GTGAAAAAGATCATCTACATACTGCTGGGGTTGGCGCTGGCGGCCGTGGTGGCCATCGCCGCCCTGGTGTCGCTGATTGACCCCAATCAATTCAAGCCCCAGCTGGCGGAGCAGGTGCGCAAGAGCACGGGCCGCGAGCTGGTGATGGAAGGGGAGATCGGCTGGCGCTTCTGGCCGAGCCTCGGCCTCTCTCTCGAGAAGGTGCAACTTCGCAACCCCGCCGGCTTTGCCGAGCCGGACCTGCTCCGCTTCACGCAGGGTGACGCCTCTGTCGCCCTGCTGCCGCTGCTCTCCCACCGGCTGGAGATTGGCAAGGTGACGCTCAGTGGCGCCCATCTCTTCATCCAGACCAGGGCCGATGGCAGCTCCAATCTGCACGGTCTGGTCAAGACAGCCACTGCCGACAAGGGCGCTGGCGCTCAACCCCCTGGCGGTGATAGCCAGCCCGCCGCCCCTGCCGCCACCGAAGAAAAACCCTGGCAGATCAGCCTGCAAGGGGTGGCACTTGTCGAGGCCAGCGCCCTGGTGCGGGACGATCGCAGCGGCGCCGTCTCCCGTCTCGACAGGCTGGATCTGGATCTGGGTCAGCTGACCCCGGGTGAGTGGGTGCCCGTGACCCTGGCCGCCAAGGGGGCGCAGGGGGATAGGGCCTTCGATCTCAAGGGACAGGCCCAGCTCAAGCTGGCCCGGGAGCTCAAGGCCAGCGAGCTCAGGGAGCTGACCCTGGGCGGCAGCCTGAGCGAGCCGACACAGCGGCTCGATGCCTTCTCCCTCAAGGCCGACCGGCTGGCGCTGGGGCAGTGGAGCAGCCTCGCACTGAGCCTGAGCGGCGCACAGGGGGCGGCGGACCAGCCGACCCTGGCGGGGACCCTGGAGGGAACCCTCAAGGCGCGGCTCGATCAGGGGCTGCAACTGGTGGAGGTATCGGATGCCGTGCTGGCCGCCAGGCTGAGCGGCGACAGCCTGCCGCGTCCGCAGATGAACCTCAAGCTCGCGGGCTTTGCCCGTGCCGAGCTGGACAAGCAGACCGTCACCCTCAGCAACCTGGTGATGGGTGCCGATGACGCCCTGCTGAGCGGCAGCGGTGCCGTCCACCTGGGGGCAGTCCCCAAAGTGGAGTTCGACCTCAAGGGGGAGAAACTCGATCTCGACGCCTGGCTCGGTCAAGCCACCCCGGCCAAGGTGGCGGCCGCGCCCGCCGCCTCTGCGAAAGGGGGAGACAAGGGGGCCGCCCCCGCCGCCAAGGCGCTCTCAACGCAAGAGCCTGACCTGGCCGTCCTCAGGTCGGTGGACCTGGCTGGCCGGCTGCAACTGGGCAGCCTGCGGCTGAAGGGGCTGGATCTCAGTGCCGTCGATCTGCAGCTCGCCCTGGCCGGTGGCCAGCTCAGCCTCAAGCAGTTCAGCGCCGGCGTGGCCGGCGGTCAGGTGACAGCCAGCGGCGTGCTCGACGCCCGCCAGCAACCCGCCCGCTATCAGGTGCACAAGCGGATACAAGGGGTGGATGTGCGGCCGCTGTTGCAGACCCTGGCCCAGAACGATCGACTGGAAGGCAAGGGGGATCTCGAGGTGCAGGTGCAGGGCACTGGCCTCTCCGAGCAGGCCCTGCGCAGCCAGATGCAGGGCAAGCTGAGCCTCAGGTTGAGCGACGGTGCCCTGCACGGCATCAACCTGGCGGAGATGATCCGCGAGGCGCGGGCCGCCCTGACCGGCAAGGGGGCGGATCAGGTCAAGGAGGCGCGCAAGACCGACTTCAGCGCCCTGACCGCCAACTTCCAGATCGCCAATGGCGTGGCTCGCAGCGACGACATCCAGCTGCTCGCGCCCGCCCTGCGGGTGAAAGGCCAGGGCCAGACCGCTCTGGTGCCGGAGACCCTCGACTTCCTGTTCCTCACCTCTGTGGTGGAGAGCAGCAAGGGCCAGGGGGGCAAGAGCGTGGACGAGCTCAAGGACGTCACCATACCGGTGCGCATCGGCGGCCACTGGCAGACCCCGAGCTACCGGCTCGACGTGAAGGAGCTGCTTAGCAACAACAAGGTGCTGGAGGAGAAGGCCCGCAAGGAGGCCGAACGCGGCCTCAAGAAATTGCTGGGAGACAAGACCGACGACGAGCAGATCAAGGGGGTGGCGGATCAGCTGCTCAAGGGATTGTTCAAATAA
- a CDS encoding SDR family oxidoreductase — MKKQVLITGGSRGIGAATARYLAGQGYHLCLNYRHDRASAEALVAEIRARHPVSCIAVQADVSVETEVVRLFEEMDARLGVITHLVNNAGILQPQMTVLEMSAERINKTLTTNVTGYFLCCREAVRRMTSGGAIVNVSSAAARLGSAGEYVDYAASKGAIDVLTRGLSLEVAAQGIRVNGVRPGFIYTEMHGDGGEPGRVDRIKGNIPLQRGGQPAEVAAAIAWLLSDEASYATGTFIDVAGGR; from the coding sequence ATGAAGAAACAGGTGCTGATCACAGGTGGGAGCAGGGGGATAGGGGCGGCGACGGCCCGCTATCTGGCGGGGCAGGGGTATCACCTCTGCCTCAACTATCGCCATGACAGGGCCAGTGCCGAGGCGCTGGTGGCCGAGATCCGGGCCCGCCATCCGGTCTCCTGCATAGCGGTGCAGGCGGATGTCAGCGTGGAGACCGAGGTGGTGCGCCTGTTCGAGGAGATGGACGCGCGGCTCGGGGTGATCACCCATCTGGTGAACAACGCAGGCATACTCCAGCCCCAGATGACGGTGCTGGAGATGAGCGCCGAGCGCATCAACAAGACCCTGACCACCAATGTGACCGGCTACTTCCTCTGCTGCCGGGAGGCGGTACGCCGCATGACGAGCGGGGGCGCCATCGTCAACGTCTCCTCGGCCGCCGCCCGCCTCGGCTCGGCGGGGGAGTACGTGGATTACGCCGCCTCCAAGGGGGCCATCGACGTACTGACCAGGGGGCTGTCGCTGGAGGTGGCGGCCCAGGGGATCCGGGTCAACGGGGTGCGTCCGGGCTTTATCTATACCGAGATGCACGGCGACGGCGGCGAGCCCGGCCGGGTAGACAGGATCAAGGGCAATATTCCGCTGCAACGGGGCGGTCAGCCGGCGGAGGTGGCCGCCGCCATCGCCTGGCTGCTGTCGGACGAAGCCTCCTATGCCACAGGCACCTTTATCGATGTGGCCGGGGGGCGCTAG
- the glnE gene encoding bifunctional [glutamate--ammonia ligase]-adenylyl-L-tyrosine phosphorylase/[glutamate--ammonia-ligase] adenylyltransferase, producing the protein MAQHSSSLPPSPASLSALSPLLQDQAGRQWQRLLALAPDYGDLPAMEQQTLLTLFGLSDFVADSLIKQPELLAQTLASGDLALSERWPAYQGDLAALLAEVHDEEALKRVLRQFRRSRMLVIAWRELLGQAQVEESFIHLTRLADALICGARDWLYARQCAELGTPMDGNGDPQPLLILGMGKLGGGELNFSSDIDLIFTFPDNGYTVGGRRELANQPFFIKLGQRLINALHQPTQDGQVFRVDMRLRPFGEAGPLAISFAAMEDYYQHHGRNWERYAMVKARVLGPQCEHAQALTELLRPFVFRRYIDFGVIDGLRQMKAMIAAEVRRKGLEGNIKLGAGGIREVEFIAQALQLIRGGREPALRVRHLPEALAAIAQSGALDEERCARLLQAYRFLRRVENILQEIGDQQTQTLPTEERDRQRLIAATGFADWDAFMTHLDEEMAIVHQEFVAVVGEEKEAPAHLEQLWLDLWRTELDAAELEQLLTAQGVTEPAPLCAALLRFKEEYKRRQVGPQGRIALDWLMPELLRLVVASREPARLFERVCTLLTRIFTRSAYLQLLAENPAALRQLVRLCDESNLVSEQLARYPILLDELLDPQHLYHPTPLDQYKPQLRQFLLRIPEEDVEQQMEALRQFKQVQLLRIVAADIAGALPLMKVSDHLTWLAEAITEEVVNQAWAQMSERYGVPPEVALSGQRGFAVVAYGKLGGIELGYGSDLDLVFLHGGDPNGYTDGRKPIDSRQFYLRLAQRILHLFSTRTPSGILYEIDMRLRPSGDAGLLVSSLAAYEQYQQHEAWTWEHQALVRARPIYGDEGVIAEFARIRRAVLAKERDLPTLAREVREMRHKMRDHLLKAGEGEFDLKQSPGGMVDIEFIAQYLVLAHACGEPEALTRWSDNVRIFDECVMAGVLTLEQAEGLKHAYLEIRNQGHRLNLSEISRKVGDDQLLTERGHVLAVWQQLLGE; encoded by the coding sequence GTGGCCCAGCATTCCTCTTCTCTCCCCCCATCTCCGGCATCCCTCTCTGCTCTGTCACCCTTGCTGCAGGATCAGGCCGGGCGCCAGTGGCAGCGGCTGCTGGCGCTGGCCCCCGACTATGGCGATTTGCCCGCAATGGAGCAGCAGACCCTGCTGACCCTGTTTGGCCTCTCGGATTTCGTCGCAGACTCCCTCATCAAACAGCCCGAGCTGCTGGCACAGACCCTGGCTTCCGGGGATCTGGCGCTGTCCGAGCGCTGGCCCGCCTACCAGGGCGATCTGGCGGCCCTGCTCGCCGAAGTCCATGACGAGGAGGCGCTCAAGCGGGTGCTGCGCCAGTTCAGACGCAGCCGCATGCTGGTGATCGCCTGGCGCGAGCTGCTGGGTCAGGCCCAGGTGGAAGAGAGTTTCATCCATCTCACCAGGCTGGCGGACGCGCTGATCTGCGGTGCCCGAGACTGGCTCTACGCCAGACAGTGCGCCGAGCTCGGCACCCCCATGGACGGCAACGGTGACCCGCAGCCCCTGCTCATCCTCGGCATGGGCAAGCTGGGGGGCGGCGAGCTGAACTTCTCCTCGGACATCGACCTTATCTTCACCTTCCCCGACAACGGCTACACGGTCGGCGGGCGGCGCGAACTCGCCAACCAGCCGTTCTTCATCAAGCTGGGCCAGCGCCTGATCAACGCCCTGCACCAACCCACCCAGGATGGTCAGGTGTTCAGAGTCGACATGCGGCTGCGCCCCTTCGGCGAGGCGGGGCCGCTCGCCATCTCCTTCGCCGCCATGGAGGATTACTACCAGCACCATGGCCGCAACTGGGAGCGCTACGCCATGGTCAAGGCGCGGGTGCTGGGGCCCCAGTGCGAACACGCCCAGGCCCTCACCGAGTTGTTGCGCCCCTTCGTGTTTCGCCGCTACATCGACTTTGGCGTCATCGACGGCCTGCGCCAGATGAAGGCGATGATAGCCGCCGAGGTACGCCGCAAGGGGCTGGAGGGCAACATCAAGCTGGGGGCCGGCGGCATCCGCGAGGTGGAGTTCATCGCCCAGGCGTTGCAGCTTATCCGTGGCGGTCGCGAGCCCGCCCTGCGGGTACGCCACCTGCCCGAGGCCCTGGCGGCCATCGCCCAAAGCGGCGCCCTCGACGAGGAGCGCTGTGCGCGCTTGCTCCAGGCTTATCGCTTCCTGCGCCGGGTCGAGAACATATTGCAGGAGATAGGGGATCAGCAGACCCAGACCCTGCCCACTGAGGAACGGGATCGCCAGCGGCTGATCGCCGCCACCGGCTTCGCCGACTGGGACGCCTTCATGACGCACCTCGACGAGGAGATGGCCATAGTCCATCAGGAGTTCGTCGCCGTGGTGGGGGAAGAGAAGGAAGCCCCCGCCCACCTGGAGCAGCTCTGGCTCGATCTCTGGCGCACCGAGCTCGACGCTGCCGAGCTGGAGCAACTGCTGACTGCACAAGGGGTGACCGAGCCTGCGCCGCTTTGCGCCGCCCTGCTGCGCTTCAAGGAGGAGTACAAGCGCCGCCAGGTCGGCCCCCAGGGGCGCATCGCCCTGGACTGGCTGATGCCTGAGCTGCTGCGACTGGTGGTGGCGAGCCGTGAGCCTGCCCGCCTGTTCGAGCGGGTCTGCACCCTGCTGACCCGCATCTTCACCCGCAGCGCCTATCTACAGCTGCTGGCGGAGAACCCCGCCGCCCTGCGCCAGCTGGTGCGCCTGTGCGACGAGAGCAACCTGGTGAGCGAGCAGCTCGCCCGCTACCCCATACTGCTGGACGAGCTGCTGGATCCCCAGCACCTCTACCACCCCACCCCGCTGGATCAGTACAAGCCCCAGCTGCGCCAGTTCCTGCTGCGCATCCCCGAAGAGGACGTGGAGCAGCAGATGGAGGCGCTGCGCCAGTTCAAGCAGGTACAGCTGCTGCGCATCGTCGCCGCCGACATCGCCGGCGCCCTGCCGCTGATGAAGGTGAGCGACCACCTCACCTGGCTGGCGGAGGCCATCACCGAAGAGGTGGTCAATCAGGCCTGGGCCCAGATGAGCGAGCGCTACGGGGTGCCCCCCGAGGTGGCACTGAGCGGCCAGCGCGGTTTCGCCGTGGTGGCCTATGGCAAGCTGGGCGGCATAGAGCTGGGTTACGGTTCGGATCTCGATCTCGTGTTCCTGCACGGCGGTGACCCCAACGGCTACACCGACGGGCGCAAGCCCATCGACAGCCGCCAGTTCTACCTGCGCCTGGCCCAGCGGATCCTGCACCTGTTCAGCACCCGCACCCCCTCGGGGATCCTCTACGAGATCGACATGCGGCTGCGCCCCTCCGGCGACGCCGGCCTGCTGGTCTCCTCTCTCGCCGCCTATGAGCAGTACCAGCAGCACGAGGCCTGGACCTGGGAGCATCAGGCCCTGGTGCGGGCCCGCCCCATCTATGGGGACGAGGGGGTCATCGCAGAGTTTGCCCGCATCCGCCGCGCCGTGCTGGCCAAGGAGCGCGACCTCCCTACCCTGGCCCGCGAGGTGCGCGAGATGCGCCACAAGATGCGGGATCACCTGCTCAAGGCGGGCGAGGGGGAGTTCGATCTCAAGCAGTCCCCGGGCGGCATGGTGGACATAGAGTTCATCGCCCAATACCTGGTGCTGGCCCACGCCTGTGGCGAGCCCGAGGCCCTGACCCGCTGGTCGGACAACGTGCGCATCTTCGACGAGTGCGTGATGGCGGGGGTATTGACCCTGGAGCAGGCGGAGGGGCTGAAACACGCCTATCTGGAGATCCGCAACCAGGGCCATCGCCTCAACCTCTCGGAGATCTCCCGCAAGGTGGGGGACGATCAGCTGCTGACCGAGCGGGGCCATGTGCTGGCGGTCTGGCAACAGCTGCTGGGGGAGTAA
- a CDS encoding GNAT family N-acetyltransferase: protein MQHTQSPLEISDDKGRLDVPLIHRFLSEEAYWSLGIPLSTVQRAINHSLCFGGYVDGQQVAFARVITDRATFGYLSDVFVLPAHRGQGHSKALMAAILAHPALQGLRRLSLATSDAQGLYAGFGFAPPRAPDSLMEKYDPEIYQRP from the coding sequence ATGCAGCACACACAATCCCCACTGGAGATCAGCGACGACAAGGGACGGCTCGATGTCCCCCTCATTCACCGTTTCCTGTCCGAGGAGGCCTACTGGAGCCTCGGCATTCCCCTCTCCACGGTGCAGCGGGCCATCAATCATTCGCTCTGCTTCGGCGGCTATGTCGACGGCCAGCAGGTGGCCTTCGCACGGGTCATCACCGACAGGGCCACCTTCGGCTATCTGTCCGATGTATTCGTGCTGCCCGCCCATCGCGGTCAGGGCCACAGCAAGGCCCTGATGGCCGCCATCCTGGCCCATCCCGCCTTGCAGGGGCTGCGCCGCCTCTCCCTCGCCACCTCGGATGCCCAGGGGCTCTATGCCGGCTTTGGCTTCGCGCCGCCCCGCGCCCCTGACAGCCTGATGGAAAAATACGACCCCGAGATCTATCAGCGCCCCTGA